From Vitis vinifera cultivar Pinot Noir 40024 chromosome 3, ASM3070453v1, the proteins below share one genomic window:
- the LOC100265149 gene encoding L-type lectin-domain containing receptor kinase IX.1 yields the protein MDDCNAGITPTQSHKLLSFHLCFMISIFFFLIFPSATSLSFNFTTFEPNNGQISFEGEARYSSYDGIQLTRNQQDKTMGHSWGRAIYKEQLYLWDRTSRNLTDFATNFSFVINSLNRSVHADGITFFLNGTQLPSGKFGENLGLTNNVTNTTVIRFVAVEFDTFCNKAKRDPVSDHVGIDINSTISVKTVNWSSNIEEGKLNHVSIRYTSGSQNLSVVLITEFMDDKTTSQSLSYKVDLREYLPEFVTIGFSGATGNSFQIHNIYSWNFSSTLQPPNPVEPGDGKKTGFVVGLSVGVVVVVCGLGLVWHHLRKKRNSGGEENGTDSDLVMDEDFEKGTGPRKFSFDELALATSNFAEEEKLGEGGFGGVYRGFLRELNSYVAVKRVSRGSKQGMKEYAAEVKIISRLRHRNLVRLMGWCHKKGELLLVYEFMPNGNLSSCLLEEKTLLTWAMRYKIALGLASSLLYLHEEWEQCVVRRDIKSSNVMLDSDFNAKLGDFGLARLVDHSKGSQTTVLAGTMGYMDPECLLTGKASKETDVYSFGIVALEICCGRRPVEPKAKEKQVRLVEWVWHLYGVGKLVDAADPRLSNDFDEEQMERLMIVGLWCAHPDCDLRPSIRQAINVLNSEASLPLLPLKMPVPMYCSPPVLQTISRGAPISESSHTQYSDFSNSTTSS from the coding sequence ATGGATGATTGCAACGCTGGAATTACCCCTACCCAATCTCACAAACTTCTTTCCTTTCATCTTTGCTTCAtgatttccattttcttcttcctaATATTCCCTTCTGCAACTTCATTGTCCTTCAACTTCACCACCTTTGAACCAAATAATGGTCAAATTTCCTTTGAAGGAGAGGCTCGATATTCTTCTTATGATGGCATCCAACTGACCAGAAACCAGCAGGACAAAACAATGGGTCATAGTTGGGGTCGAGCCATATATAAAGAGCAGTTGTATCTCTGGGATCGGACCTCCAGAAATCTAACTGATTTCGCTACCAATTTCTCCTTTGTCATTAATTCACTGAACAGGAGTGTTCATGCCGATGGAATAACATTCTTCCTTAACGGTACCCAATTGCCTTCAGGTAAGTTTGGAGAAAACCTTGGTCTCACGAATAACGTGACAAACACAACTGTAATTAGGTTTGTTGCAGTGGAGTTTGATACATTTTGTAACAAGGCCAAAAGGGATCCGGTGAGTGATCATGTTGGTATTGATATTAACTCTACGATATCTGTCAAAACAGTGAACTGGTCCAGCAATATAGAGGAAGGAAAGCTAAATCATGTTTCCATCCGTTACACTTCTGGTTCACAAAATCTGAGTGTTGTTCTAATTACTGAGTTTATGGACGATAAAACTACCTCCCAAAGCCTCTCCTACAAAGTTGATCTGAGGGAATACTTGCCAGAATTCGTTACTATTGGCTTCTCAGGCGCAACAGGAAATTCATTCCAGATACACAACATTTACTCGTGGAATTTCAGTTCAACTTTGCAACCTCCCAATCCTGTAGAACCAGGAGATGGAAAGAAAACAGGATTTGTGGTGGGATTGAGTGTTGGTGTAGTTGTTGTAGTATGTGGGTTGGGATTGGTTTGGCATCACTTGCGGAAGAAGAGGAATAGTGGGGGAGAAGAAAATGGTACTGACTCTGACCTAGTCATGGACGAAGACTTTGAGAAAGGTACTGGACCTAGGAAGTTTTCCTTTGACGAATTGGCTCTTGCAACCAGTAACTTTGCAGAGGAGGAAAAGCTTGGAGAGGGAGGGTTCGGTGGGGTCTATAGAGGCTTCTTGAGGGAACTGAACTCTTATGTTGCAGTTAAGAGAGTATCAAGGGGGTCCAAACAAGGGATGAAGGAGTATGCAGCTGAAGTGAAGATCATCAGTAGATTGAGACATCGAAACTTGGTGCGGCTCATGGGCTGGTGCCATAAAAAAGGAGAGCTCCTATTGGTTTATGAGTTCATGCCAAATGGCAACTTAAGCTCCTGtcttttggaagaaaaaacCCTGCTAACATGGGCAATGAGGTATAAAATTGCTCTTGGCTTGGCCTCTTCGTTGCTCTACCTACATGAAGAATGGGAACAATGTGTGGTACGTAGGGATATCAAATCAAGTAATGTGATGTTGGACTCAGATTTCAACGCCAAGCTTGGAGATTTTGGACTTGCCAGGCTTGTTGATCATAGCAAAGGGTCACAAACCACAGTTTTAGCTGGAACCATGGGGTACATGGATCCTGAATGTCTCCTGACAGGCAAGGCCAGCAAGGAAActgatgtttatagttttgggaTTGTTGCCTTAGAAATCTGCTGTGGGAGAAGACCTGTGGAACCAAAAGCTAAAGAGAAGCAGGTCAGATTGGTAGAATGGGTCTGGCACCTCTATGGAGTAGGAAAGCTTGTTGATGCCGCTGATCCAAGACTATCCAACGATTTTGATGAAGAACAAATGGAACGATTGATGATTGTTGGGCTTTGGTGTGCTCACCCAGATTGCGATCTTCGACCTTCAATAAGGCAAGCAATTAATGTCCTTAATTCTGAAGCTTCACTGCCTCTTCTTCCTTTAAAAATGCCTGTGCCAATGTATTGTTCTCCTCCAGTGCTACAAACAATATCGCGTGGCGCACCCATTTCTGAGAGCAGCCACACCCAGTATTCCGACTTCTCAAATAGCACAACCTCCTCATGA